The DNA window AACTCAAAGTTGGTTGTCGTTACTGCTGGGGCACGTCAACAGGAGGGAGAAAGTCGTCTTAATTTGGTCCAGTGTAATGTGAATATCTTTAAATTTATCATTCCCAATATTGTTAAATACAGCCCTAATTGCAAGCTGCTTATTGTTTTCAATCCAGTGGATATTTTGACATATGTGGCCtggaagctaagtgactttcctaaaaacCGTGTTATTGGAAGTGGTTGCAATCTGGATTCTGCCCGTTTCCGTTACCTAATGGGGGAGAGACTTGGTGTCCATTCTTCAAGTTGTCATGGATGGGTCCTTGGGGAACATGGAGACTCAAGTGTTCCTGTATGGAGTGGTGTGAATGTTGCTGGTGTGTCTCTGAAGAATCTTTATCCTGCTTTGGGAACTGATACTGATTCAGAGAATTGGAAGGAAGTTCATAAACAGGTGGTTGAAAGTGCTTATGAGGTGATCAAGCTGAAGGGCTATACTTCCTGGGCCATTGGATTGTCTGTGGCAGATCTGGCAGAAAGCATTATGAAGAATCTTAGGAGAGTGCATCCAATTTCCACCATGATTAAGGGCCTATACGGCATTAATGAAGACGTCTTCCTTAGTGTCCCCTGTGTCTTGGGGCAGAATGGCATTTCAGATGAGGCGAAGGTAACCCTGAACCCAGATGAGGAGTCCCGTTTAAAGAAGAGTACAGATACTCTTTGGGGAATCCAGAAGGAGCTGCAATTCTAAAGTCTTTGAATGTGCTGCCACTTTACTGTCTAGAGAACATGACACTGGTTAAGGGATTAGGTATGATGCGCTTTTCATGTaggtcaaatctttcctctgattaGTGACACCAGAAATATAAAACCTATGAACACACTCTTCCTAACGTTAGAAATGGGGGAATAATACAGTGTGGCTACTtgtaaaccctgtttgcctagtgATGCTGGATATGTACAGTCTGGAAGTAGTTGTTGTTAAACAGAGCCAGCACTGGCTCTCCAAACTCCCCCCCAGGTATATGACTGCCTGCCTTGTAGGTGCTGTAGGTTCTAGTAGGTCCAGAAGACAACATTCCTGGACATGAAACAACATACAGTAGTAAAACTTTGATGCATTGATTACCTTTGTGTTCCCTTCCATTAGGGCTCTCCAGCATGGCCCCATGTATCACCCTTCCAGAGGACCTGattttatctacctatctctctctctctctctctctctctctctctctctctctctctctctctctctctctcaatagttgtaaatttccatattatataaaaaaatctatgtacaaAGGTGCAACTGATTCCTCAAGTGTCATACAAACCCTAATActgaataaacaacaaataactgatcaaaaaaaaaaaaaagaatcaaggagagagagggcaactaggtagcacagtggatagaccaccaaccctggagtcaggagtacctgagttcaaatccgacctcagacacttaacacttaaaagctgtgtgaccctgggcaagtcacttaaccccaattgcctcactagaaaaaaaaaaaaaagaaaagaaaaaagaatcagggaGAGGAAATCCCTGGAGGGTTTGATCCTtctttgatagaggtgggtcattaaaTATTGATTGCAgccaattggttagcatcattcagttccattagTTGATATGACTTGAGTGTGGTCtgtattaaaatgaattctacagaTGACACCCACACAAGTTGCCTAAggaaaagtccattatctaggtattgtccttcactgagctaaacaaaagagtctatctccattctttATTTTCCCATGGGCTTGGGGGCAGCAaagtggtacactggataaagcactggccctggatttgagaggacatgagttcaaatccagcctcagacacttgacacttactagctgtgtgaccctgagcaaggcacctaaccctcattgctcc is part of the Dromiciops gliroides isolate mDroGli1 chromosome 4, mDroGli1.pri, whole genome shotgun sequence genome and encodes:
- the LOC122726052 gene encoding L-lactate dehydrogenase A chain-like is translated as MATTLKDQLILNVLKEDQVPQNKITVVGVGAVGMACAISILMKDLADELALVDVIEDKLKGEMMDLQHGSLFLKTPKIVSGKDYSVTANSKLVVVTAGARQQEGESRLNLVQCNVNIFKFIIPNIVKYSPNCKLLIVFNPVDILTYVAWKLSDFPKNRVIGSGCNLDSARFRYLMGERLGVHSSSCHGWVLGEHGDSSVPVWSGVNVAGVSLKNLYPALGTDTDSENWKEVHKQVVESAYEVIKLKGYTSWAIGLSVADLAESIMKNLRRVHPISTMIKGLYGINEDVFLSVPCVLGQNGISDEAKVTLNPDEESRLKKSTDTLWGIQKELQF